From Pseudomonas vanderleydeniana, the proteins below share one genomic window:
- a CDS encoding alcohol dehydrogenase catalytic domain-containing protein — MKAIVLKAFGGPEQLQLEEVPTPRIGAGEVLVKVQAAGVCHHDLLHRAGQLPGAHAGVVLGHEVAGEVVEVGAGVLQLAVGARVVVYQRRFCGQCRDCLRGRQDLCRALGLPSVDTEGAYAQYLRVPAISAIELPDGLDYTQAALASCPIATSVRALYGEAALKPGETVLINGASGGLGAHQIQLARALGARVIAVTGSADKVDSLKALGADEVVVSSAGYSAQVWKLTAKRGVDVAMENLGHTLEETLRSMTQGGRVVVLGNVEPGSVAVAPGLLIGRRLQVQGSGSATLEEVRVALALIRGGQVKPLIDRVLPFQQAAEAHALLESRQVSGRIVLSGW, encoded by the coding sequence ATGAAAGCGATAGTTCTAAAGGCCTTTGGTGGGCCGGAGCAGCTGCAGCTCGAGGAGGTGCCGACCCCACGGATCGGCGCCGGTGAAGTGTTGGTCAAGGTGCAGGCCGCGGGCGTCTGCCATCACGATCTGTTGCACCGTGCCGGGCAGTTGCCGGGGGCCCATGCCGGGGTCGTGCTCGGCCATGAAGTGGCCGGGGAAGTGGTCGAGGTCGGCGCCGGGGTGCTGCAACTGGCGGTAGGGGCGCGGGTGGTGGTCTATCAGCGACGTTTCTGTGGCCAGTGCCGGGACTGCCTGCGCGGTCGCCAGGATCTGTGTCGGGCCCTCGGGCTGCCGTCGGTGGATACCGAGGGTGCCTATGCGCAATACCTGCGGGTGCCGGCGATTTCCGCTATCGAATTGCCCGACGGGCTCGACTACACCCAGGCGGCCCTGGCCTCCTGCCCGATCGCCACCAGCGTGCGGGCGCTGTACGGCGAGGCGGCACTCAAGCCGGGGGAAACGGTGCTGATCAACGGTGCCAGCGGCGGCCTGGGGGCTCATCAGATCCAACTGGCCCGCGCCCTGGGCGCACGGGTGATCGCGGTGACCGGCAGTGCCGACAAGGTCGATTCGCTCAAGGCCCTGGGAGCCGATGAAGTGGTGGTCAGCAGTGCGGGCTACAGCGCCCAGGTCTGGAAACTCACCGCCAAGCGTGGTGTGGACGTGGCCATGGAGAACCTCGGGCATACCCTCGAAGAGACCCTGCGCAGCATGACCCAGGGCGGGCGTGTGGTGGTGCTGGGCAACGTCGAGCCCGGTAGCGTTGCGGTGGCACCGGGGCTGTTGATCGGGCGGCGCCTGCAGGTACAGGGCTCGGGCAGCGCGACGCTCGAAGAGGTGCGCGTGGCCCTGGCGCTGATTCGCGGTGGTCAGGTCAAGCCGCTGATCGACCGGGTGCTGCCGTTCCAGCAGGCGGCCGAGGCCCATGCGTTGCTCGAATCGCGCCAGGTCAGCGGCCGTATTGTCCTGAGTGGGTGGTAG
- a CDS encoding enoyl-CoA hydratase/isomerase family protein: protein MTVEYQYAGEGILLLTLDRPERLNALDSQAKQALSEAWLRAEQDPAVRAIVLRGAGERAFCAGSDLKEIQATGETVSSQALARALPGVGHDLSKPVIAALHGHTLGLGISLAIHCDFRIARHDTRFQFPEVQHGMLSGFSAITLPTLVGEAVALDIMLSARPFDAQEALAIGLVNQVVDDAYSSALELATRLAAHSGKAIGWTKTLLLAERKTRLQRQMALVDQARQDVMQGR, encoded by the coding sequence ATGACAGTCGAATACCAGTACGCAGGCGAAGGCATTCTGCTGCTCACGCTCGATCGCCCGGAGCGTCTGAACGCCCTGGACAGCCAGGCCAAGCAGGCACTCTCCGAGGCGTGGTTACGCGCCGAACAGGACCCCGCAGTCCGTGCGATCGTCCTGCGTGGTGCCGGTGAGCGGGCCTTCTGCGCCGGCTCCGACCTCAAGGAAATCCAGGCCACCGGCGAGACCGTCAGCAGCCAGGCGCTGGCTCGCGCCCTGCCCGGTGTTGGCCACGACTTGAGCAAACCGGTGATCGCCGCCCTGCACGGCCACACCCTGGGCCTGGGCATCAGCCTGGCGATCCACTGCGATTTTCGCATCGCCCGCCACGACACCCGCTTCCAGTTTCCGGAAGTGCAGCACGGCATGCTTTCCGGTTTCAGCGCGATCACCCTGCCAACCCTAGTCGGCGAAGCGGTGGCCCTGGACATCATGCTCAGCGCCCGCCCGTTCGACGCCCAGGAGGCCCTGGCCATCGGCCTGGTCAATCAGGTGGTGGACGATGCCTACAGCAGCGCCCTGGAGCTGGCGACGCGACTGGCGGCCCACTCCGGCAAGGCGATCGGCTGGACCAAGACCCTGCTGCTGGCCGAACGCAAGACCCGCCTGCAGCGGCAGATGGCACTGGTCGACCAGGCCCGCCAGGACGTCATGCAGGGGCGCTGA